The following are from one region of the Odontesthes bonariensis isolate fOdoBon6 chromosome 12, fOdoBon6.hap1, whole genome shotgun sequence genome:
- the lamp1b gene encoding lysosome-associated membrane glycoprotein 1b, with protein MTQIAGVQSWCLGLTLPLILAAALHQSFATVALPTPTPQTTAAPHKDPVRPERGMYRVTSSNGTTCLLAYMGIQLNISISSISQNKTLQDVFNLNPNATKVSGSCEPETAHLRLTTDGDKTNLSFVFTLNTTSDKYHLSEVTLKAVVPDMKDPFSAQNSSLNYLRGTLGRSYMCREEQTLTVAQNLSINTFQVQVQPFGLKGDQFGAAEECQLDEDDMLIPIIVGAALAGLVLIVLLAYLIGRKRSHAGYQTI; from the exons ATGACGCAGATCGCTGGTGTTCAGTCATGGTGTCTAGGACTAACGTTACCTTTGATTTTAG CTGCTGCCCTGCATCAGAGTTTTGCTACCGTTGCCCTGCCGACGCCGACGCCTCAGACCACCGCTGCCCCGCACAAAGACCCCGTGCGTCCTGAAAGGGGAATGTACCGGGTCACCAGCAGCAACGGCACCACCTGCCTACTGGCGTACATGGGCATCCAGCTCAACatctccatcagctccatctccCAGAATAAG ACTCTGCAGGATGTCTTCAACCTCAACCCCAACGCGACCAAGGTCTCCGGCTCGTGCGAACCCGAGACCGCCCACCTGCGGCTCACAACAGACGGAGACAAAACCAACCTCTCCTTCGTCTTCACTCTG AATACTACGTCTGATAAGTACCACCTGAGCGAGGTGACTCTGAAGGCAGTCGTGCCCGACATGAAAG ATCCCTTCTCAGCTCAGAACAGCAGTCTGAACTACCTGCGGGGAACCCTGGGACGCTCGTACATGTGCCGGGAGGAGCAAACCCTGACCGTGGCTCAGAATTTGTCCATCAACACCTTCCAGGTGCAGGTGCAGCCCTTTGGTCTGAAGGGAGATCAGTTCGGAGCAG CGGAGGAATGCCAGCTGGATGAAGATGACATGCTGATCCCCATCATAGTCGGAGCGGCTTTAGCGGGCCTCGTCCTCATCGTGCTCTTGGCCTACCTCATCGGCAGGAAGAGGAGCCACGCCGGTTACCAAACCATCTGA